One stretch of Erythrolamprus reginae isolate rEryReg1 chromosome 7, rEryReg1.hap1, whole genome shotgun sequence DNA includes these proteins:
- the SH3D19 gene encoding SH3 domain-containing protein 19 isoform X2: MPRRRASRTTYHSEQQRERRRPEITIVAAEPLGPSSWFPGGNRVPQQGLLFQSTHSQTPWRTTEIVAAEPPSYEQVIKEINQAPIIPASNNNAACAANSRCTTTSSTQTDFSEEIISNLPAINVKNNLSVISECKNTPATHSPQKPPRPSSSLINSNLPINEQLLVILEDQTSREQSNAAVCPVPKPRSKGNLKPVAKDNQANNQEQTSPSRSENAELTNSLMFLLDNSLRESHTVKDSMDTDNNQSNILSRIKSFEMQGNVETPGLIKKPEASPRTSGPKPIISAKKPVVAPKPGVNRASGEWESWTENKHKGASQEKPLQEVRSNIITKPELPKKPTLVTVKSNSNGLLNSGSGSAVENIDGQRKIPVPAPRPLLPKKSVSFESPLLPMLPLKPTSSVPKLSVAAQSNAFRSPVEGCPSSVAASPTQNVTSAEGDLISFEDDVLSFSPVKAVQEISHSESDVTNLPPKAESAKEAPVQPAVVRKPTVIRISSKPAKALNDILESPPPLPTEKPIGNTSGTAAGKLNNTNIINKEPEQPSLIQPNKNESVLPSRPVLEKIIPPRPSPPKGAPGRPPPPKSTRTSSDTDRFPRSSSDVTLHKKPSTPGLGIKKTKSDDFNKYGSDLPPRPKPGHPLYNKYMLPVHQGIAKEDISSQNAGHSSCKDSANMQKISDSSVPHAIVLHNFTAEHIDDLALNTGDTVFLLEKIDDEWYRGKCKNRTGIFPASFVKIIIDTPGENSWKKEQLLPSNTVGPRCRARFEYIGDLKDELSFSEGEVIILKEYVNEEWAKGELRGTSGIFPLNFVDVIEDLPESGGTFLLKSKRSGSITQVEGEAGWCCDALHDFIAETQEDLSFKKGDRISILEQLDSEWYRGRLNGKEGIFPSVFVHVCSGGTQSSEPQGGKKPKAKALYDFPAENEDELSFKVGDILTNVESIDEEWMSGELHDKFGIFPNNFVQILHLS, encoded by the exons ccaCCTTCATATGAGCAGGTAATCAAAGAGATCAATCAAGCGCCAATCATCCCAGCCAGCAATAATAATGCTGCCTGTGCTGCTAATTCTAGATGTACTACTACATCTTCAACACAGACTGACTTTTCAGAAGAGATAATCAGCAATTTGccagcaataaatgtgaaaaataatctGTCCGTTATCTCTGAATGCAAAAATACTCCAG CTACACATAGTCCTCAGAAGCCACCCAGACCATCATCATCTCTGATAAACAGCAATCTTCCCATAAATGAACAACTCTTAGTTATTTTAGAAGACCAGACATCTCGAGAGCAGTCGAATGCTGCAGTATGTCCTGTGCCAAAGCCAAGATCAAAGGGCAATTTGAAGCCAGTGGCTAAAGACAATCAAGCAAACAATCAGGAACAAACAAGCCCATCAAGGAGTGAAAATGCTGAATTAACTAATTCTTTGATGTTCCTACTAGACAATAGCCTTAGGGAAAGTCATACAGTAAAGGACAGCATGGATACAGACAACAACCAAAGTAACATATTATCACGGATTAAATCATTTGAGATGCAAGGGAATGTTGAAACTCCAGGATTAATCAAGAAACCGGAAGCATCTCCACGCACATCGGGCCCCAAACCTATCATTAGTGCAAAAAAGCCTGTAGTGGCCCCAAAGCCAGGCGTTAACAGAGCGTCCGGAGAATGGGAGTCTTGGACAGAAAACAAGCATAAAGGTGCCTCCCAAGAGAAGCCCCTTCAGGAAGTTAGGAGCAACATTATAACCAAGCCTGAATTGCCAAAGAAGCCAACATTAGTGACTGTAAAGAGTAATAGCAATGGGCTCCTTAATTCAGGAAGTGGATCAGCTGTAGAGAATATTGATGGACAGAGAAAAATTCCCGTTCCTGCTCCTAGGCCACTTCTTCCCAAGAAGTCAGTCTCTTTTGAAAGTCCTTTGCTTCCTATGCTTCCCCTGAAACCAACAAGTTCCGTTCCCAAGCTCTCTGTAGCTGCCCAATCAAATGCCTTTAGATCCCCAGTGGAGGGTTGTCCAAGCAGCGTTGCAGCATCTCCAACACAAAATGTTACTTCTGCAGAAGGAGATCTGATCAGCTTTGAGGACGATGTTTTATCCTTTAGCCCTGTCAAAGCTGTTCAAGAAATTTCTCATTCAGAATCAG ATGTTACTAATTTGCCACCTAAAGCTGAATCTGCAAAAGAAGCACCAGTCCAGCCAGCTGTTGTGCGCAAACCTACTGTAATCCGGATCTCATCTAAACCAGCAAAAG CTTTAAATGACATTCTGGAAAGCCCTCCTCCACTACCTACAGAGAAACCAATCGGAAACACATCTGGTACTGCAGCTGGGAAACTCAATAACACCAACATAATTAACAAG GAACCTGAACAGCCCAGCTTGATACAGCCAAACAAGAATGAATCTGTTCTGCCTTCAAG ACCCGTTCTGGAGAAAATTATACCACCTCGGCCTTCTCCACCTAAAGGGGCCCCAGGAAGACCACCACCGCCAAAATCCACCAGAACCTCATCAGATACTGATAGATTTCCACGCTCGTCCTCTGATGTGACACTCCATAAGAAACCTAGCACGCCTGGATTGGGAATCAAAAAAACGAAGAGTGATGATTTTAATAAATATGGCTCAGATTTACCCCCTCGGCCTAAGCCGGGTCATCCTCTATACAATAAATACATG CTTCCTGTGCATCAGGGAATTGCTAAAGAAGATATTTCATCTCAAAATGCTGGACATTCCTCTTGCAAG GATTCGGCTAATATGCAGAAGATTAGTGATTCAAGTGTTCCCCATGCAATAGTCCTGCATAATTTCACAGCAG AGCATATTGATGATTTGGCCCTTAATACTGGGGACACCGTTTTTCTTCTGGAAAAAATAGATGATGAGTGGTACAGAGGGAAATGCAAGAATCGTACTGGGATTTTTCCTGCTAGCTTTGTCAAAATTATA ATTGATACTCCAGGAGAAAACAGCTGGAAAAAAGAGCAGCTTTTACCATCCAATACTGT agGCCCAAGATGTAGAGCTAGATTTGAATACATTGGAGACCTGAAAGATGAATTAAGTTTTTCAGAAGGTgaagttattattttaaaagagtaTGTTAATGAAGAATGGGCCAAGGGAGAGCTGAGAGGTACTTCTGGAATTTTCCCCTTAAATTTTGTGGACGTTATTGAAGATCTACCCGAATCAG GTGGAACTTTCCTGCTGAAGAGTAAACGTTCAGGATCAATAACACAG GTGGAAGGAGAAGCTGGATGGTGCTGTGATGCTCTTCATGACTTTATAGCAGAAACACAGGAAGATTTATCATTTAAAAAAGGAGATCGTATTTCGATATTGGAACAACTGGATTCAGAGTGGTATAGAGGGAGACTAAATGGAAAAGAAGGCATTTTCCCATCTGTGTTTGTTCATGTTTGTTCAG GTGGAACGCAATCATCAGAACCTCAGGGAGGGAAGAAACCAAAAGCTAAGGCCCTGTATGACTTCCCGGCAGAGAATGAAGATGAACTTTCTTTCAAA GTTGGTGATATCCTAACAAATGTAGAATCTATAGATGAAGAATGGATGAGTGGAGAATTACACGACAAATTTGGAATATTTCCAAATAATTTTGTCCAAATTCTACATCTTTCCTAA